CAGGAGTCACCGTGCCAATTTGGGAAAATTGTATGTTGAGGAATTGAGTGAGACTTTCTCTCTGCGTCTTCTCTGCGTTCGCGCAGCGTGTCGCAGACAGACGCTACGCGAAAGCGCCTCTGCGTGAGGCAAAAAAATATTTATCCAAGAGGTCTATTGAATTTTTGACTTTCATACTCAAATTCAGCAACGCCGATTTTTCTAGCCTATAATCTCTCCACTCTCACTTCTGCGGTTAATTTTCTATAAATACTTTTGCAGCAGTAAGCCTAACTTTTCCTTCGTCGCCACAGGTGCTTTATCCAAATTTGTCAAAATCGCATACTTCAAAGCCGAATGTGCATCACTAGGTGGCGGATTTTCACTTAAACGTCGCACAGTTTCTTGAATCACCTTTTGAGCATTAACTGCATTCCGCAGCAAATTCCCAATCACCATTTCCACCGTCACACTATGATGATCTGGATGCCAACAATCGTAATCTGTTACCAGTGCTAAGGTTGCATAGGCAATTTCTGCTTCTTTGGCTAACTTTGCCTCTGGTAAATTCGTCATCCCAATTATTGTCGCACCCCAACTGCGGTAAAGATTCGATTCCGCTTTCGTCGAGAATGCTGGCCCTTCCATGCATACATAAGTACCACCGCGATGGAGAGTGATTTCTGGTAAATTTAGAGAAGCGATCGCATCTGCCAAAACTCCAGCTAAACTTTTACAAATCGGGTCAGCAAAGGCAATGTGAGCGACTATTCCCTCTCCAAAAAATGTCGAAACCCGATTTTTTGTTCTATCAATAAATTGATCTGGAACCACCATATCCAGTGGTTTAGCCTCTTCTTTTAATGAACCAACAGCACTAGCCGAAATCAGATATTCTACGCCAACTTGCTTCATCGCATAAATATTGGCGCGAAACGGCAATTCAGAAGGTAGCAATGTGTGGTTGCGACCATGACGCGCCAAAAAAGCTACCCTTGTACCTTCCAATGTCCCCAGAATCAATGCATCAGATGGTGAGCCAAAGGGAGTCTGGACTTGTACCTCTTCCACATCTTTGAGCGCATCCATTTTATACAGACCGCTGCCACCAATAATCCCAATCCTAGCTCTAACCATGATTCTCAACCTAATTCCTTGCTGAGCCGCCTAGTTATTTTACCGAAAAGGGAGTAGTAACAGAGGTGGGAAATTAGCAACTGACAATTTTTTATTCTTCCGTAGAGCTACCATTGCTAATTTTTTACATAAATTGGTATCGTACTAATACTTAGTTGTAAACTTTACACAAAGTTTAGGTAACGAATATGCAAGCCACCAGCCCCTTAATTCAAATGTCGTTAGAGAAAGTCTTGGAGCGCATATTTGCAGTTCGCAGAATTACACGACGAGATCAGCAGCTCTTAATGTCAACATTGCTTTCTAAAGAAGGCTTAAATGAAGAAGATAGGTTGCAAATTAGTCGAGTGTTTGATGCTTTGCAAAGAGGATTGCTCAAAGTAGTAGATTAAAGATTCAACTACAAAATATAGTAGAAGTTAGAAGGAGAACAGGTTTTGTTTATGGTTGGGAAACCTCAATTCTGTAGCTAAGTTCTTAATTTTGAATTCCCCATAAGGGTTGACTCCTCAGCGATACTGTTGAGCTTGAGTATTAAACAAGTAAGCATAAGTCCCAGCCATCTGCATGAGTTCGTCATGAGTGCCACTCTCCACAATTTTGCCACCTGCCATGACATAAATGCGATCGGCCATTTTGACGGTAGATAAGCGATGGCTGATTAGGATAGCAGCTTGATTTTTGATAAGTTGACGGAACTGTTCAAATACTTCATATTCAGCTTTGGGATCCATTGCACTGGTCGGTTCATCCAGAACAATCACCTGAGAATTGCGGAGAAATGCTCGCGCCAATGCGACCTTTTGCCACTGGCCAATACTCAATTCTTCTCCTTGATCAAACAACTTACCTAACATGGTGTCATAACCTTTAGGTAACTTGCTAATAACGTCATCAGCACCAGAACGACGCGCAGCAGTAATAATACTTTCTCGCTCTGCTGGCAAATCAATATTACCTAACCAAATATTTTCTTGTGCCGTCAAGTGATACTTCGCGTAGTCTTGGAAAATCACGCTGATTTCACGGCGCAAATCTGCCATTTTATATTGACTGAGGTCAATACCATCAATAGTGATACTGCCAGAAGTGGGGTCATATAAGCGGCATAAAAGTTTAATTAAAGTAGTTTTCCCAGAGCCATTTTCCCCTACTAGCGCCACCACTTCTCCCGGTTTAATTGTCAAGTTGATATCTTTAAGTGCCTGACGGGTAGTAGTAGAGTATTGAAAATTTACATTGTTAAAAACGATGCCAGTTTGCATCGGTTGGGGTATTGGCTGTGGATTTGAAGGATCAACTAACTTAGGTTTCAGGTCAAGGAATTCGTAAAGATTAGCAAGAAATAAATTATCCTCATAAAGATTAGACACGCTAACTAACAAACTTCTAATATCGTTCTGCCCTCGTTGCAATGCTTGGTGATAAAGTACCAAATCACCTAAACGCAAAATGCCTTGGATAGCTTGATAGACAATGAAAGCATAAACAGCAAAGATAAAAAGACCTGCGATCGCTTCTGCAAAGAAATTCGCCGCAGAGCGTTTGGTGTAAATGGCTATCTTTTCTTTATATATTTGTCGTCGGATACGGAGATACCATTTACTAAAGTATTCGCCTAAATTAAATAAGCGAATTTCTTTAGCGTACTGGTCTGATGTCAGCATCCAAACTAAGTACATTGCTTGCCGTTCCGGCTGTGTGCGTTTACGCTGCCAATGATACATGACGCGACTGTATTTTAGCCGCACCAGTAGCGCTGGTAGAGCCGCCATAAATAAAACACCGATGATTCCCCAATGTAGCGACAGCAGCAAGCCTACCATCGCCACCAAGGAAATACTACTCTGGCCAACTTGTGCTAAACGATTGAGAATTTCGGGAGGTCGGTAAGGAGCTTCTTGCTGCGCTCGTTGTAAAGTATCGAAATATTGAGGATTTTCGTAGTACTCTAAGTCAGTTGCAATTGATTTAGTATTAATAATTCCTTGCATATAGTCAGTTACGCGCTGAGAGTGGGCAGTAACGACTAGTTCCGACAAAGAACTGCAAATACTACTTACAAGGGTGACAACACCAGCTAAAATAACCCAGAGTATGACATTACGAAAGGCAACTGTTTTATCAGCAACATTCAGGTTGGCAACGACTGCATCGATAATTAATTTGGTGAGATAGATTGATATTACAGGCAGTATGCCTTGGATAATTAACAATACTATGCGAGCGATCGTCCAACCAGGACTACTTTGCCATACTAAGCGTAATGCAGGCAGAAGATGTAAAGTTTGTTGGATTTTTTGTTTGATGTTTTTGCCTGCTCGCATAGTTAAAATTTCTACATTTAATGAATTTTTAATTTAAATTAGATTAAATCTAATCACATAACCTATGCTATGGCTGGTTGGATTTTATCTGCTAAATCTTTTTCTACCAAATGTGCTACATCAGGCAACAATTCTAAAGAGCGGGGTCGTTCTAAACTGTAAATAGGCAGATTGTTGATTAGACGAGTACATTGATGCAAGTGTACAGATGCATTAGCACTTCGGATAAATTTCTGACCAATTAACATCGGAATATAAGAATTAGCAATCAGTTGGGTTACTGCTGCTGGAGGTTGAAGAGGCTTGATTTGCAGAGTTGAACCTACAGAAAGTATGTAGATCCGTTTTAAAGTCAGAGGTGTACGTAAAAAGTTGTCGAAAGTGGGGCGATCGCGTTTCTCAACTTCCGGGTGAATCTTCCTCAAAGTTTCAGGATCATCCCCCAATGCTGCACTGGCTGCATCCGGCCACAGCTTGATCCGCGGAAATCCTGGAACTAATATTGGGCTGCTGGCGTTGTTAACATCTACAGCAGCTACATCATCTGCCATTAGTTTATGTCCTCGTCCATACAAGGTTGCAGCCATAGTAGACTTACCTTGCCCCGATCGCCCCAAAAAGACAGCAGCATTCCCATCGACAGCCACAGCGCTACCATGTAACACCAAAAACTGCCGCTGGTGAAGCAGCATTCCTAAGACTGCTCCTAACAACGGAAGGCGAATCACACTCTCTTCTACATCTGGTAGGGGTTCGATAATAATTTCTTTTCCAGACCGTACTAAAAATTTACCTACTACTTTCCAGTATAAATAAGCATCTTCGCCATCTATCTCAAAGTAACTCCATGATGGGGGAGGCGTAGGTAAAGACCAATTGATTTCTCCAAAGCGGATAACTACATCTGCTTCTATATGTGTTGAACTTTGTAATTCTGGTAAAGGCAAAGCAGAGCAGATGCCCAAACCATAAGCTGTGTGATTATACATTTCATCAACTCCATTCAGGGTACACGTAACAAAAATTACTGCAAATTCTTACCCCTAAAAGCTTTATTTTACAAATAGAAAATATAGAGTTTCTATAGCAAACAATATTTATGACAATATATTCTTATATTTTTGTTAAATTGATGGCTGTACTTTACTTAAAAGCAAAGAACAATTATTGTAATTTGTGTAAAGACCTCTGCTTAGTTGCGACCTAAACAGAGGTAAGTGCATCAAACGAACTGTATAGGCATTAGCCCATACACCACAATTAGCGGTAAATCATCACAGATATCTAGGTTAAAAAACTCAGATATCTTGATTTACCCATTCTTATTACAAAACTTCTAATCTAGGAAAAAGTCAAATCCTTCTTGGGAGTCTTTGCAGGAAACGCTTTATCTAAAGTATTTCCATCACCCAGACCTTGGGTCAGAGTTTCAACTTCGCCATAAACAGTAAGCTTGGGTTGAACGTAGAGCTTTTTGTTAGAAGTCATGGTTGTATCCTTTGCTGTTTGTTGATTTTTTACATTGGTTCTATTAGAACCAAAATGAGTGACTGAATGTAAAATCACATAGCCTTAGTGATAGCCAAAAATGACAATTAAAGACTGTTATTTTGTGATTTTAATTCATGCACCTGTTTAGTTATCACTAAACAGAAGTAAAGATATAAGACGAGTTGTACGGGCTTTAGCAGCCCATACATCACAATCAAAAGTAGATCATCAAAAATATCTAGGCTCAAAAAACTTAGATATCTTGATTTATCTACTTTTTATGCCAAACTCCTATTAGGAGAAAGTCAGATCATCTTTAGGAGTAGATAAGGGAAAATCCTTATCTGTAAATAGGCCAAGGCCAAAACCTTGGGTCAGAACTTCGACTTCGCCATAAACAGTCAGTTTGGGCTTTTCATAGGACTTCTTTTGATTAATCATGATTTTTCTCCTTTGCTTTTTGGGGATTTTTGGTTTATTTTCAACCTCGGCTTTATTCAGATGCTGAGGAAGCAGCTGAGTGTGAAATTACACCCTTCGGGTAATAATCAGACTCGCTGTGCTGTTGGGTGTTCTTTTTTAGGTAACAGCCAACAGGACAATGATCTGACACATCAATAAAAGTTTTCTAGTATTATCAAAACTTTTGTTGATCTCAACTCTTGTTTGCAAGTTCATTAGGTCTATGTGATGCAGCATACTGCAACCATAAAGTTAAAGAAACAGCGATCCAAATTGTGTGGACATCTTTTGCTCTCGATAAAGATTGTGAACAGATAAACCTTTGATATGTCTGCTTGAGAACATCAACATTTACATACTGTGCCATTTCTCCTAAATCATTTAGAATTAACTTGTCCAAGCGCGATCGCTCCAGGGATAACAAACCGTGGACGAGATTTGGAGAAAAATTCGCCTTACCTCGACGCCATTGCACTTCCACAGGCAAAATATCAGCCATTGCCCGACGCATCACTATCCGGTTCCACCCCAGATGCAGCTTTTGTTCAGCAGGTAAGGAGAGACAAAACTCTACCAAACGCTTGTCCCAAAAGGGGTAGCGTTGTTCAAGAGCAAAGGCTGCACAAGTCTTGTCTTGCATCTCAGCCGCAAATGATGTTAAACCTTGAGTAAGATTGCGATAGTGTCTTTCTCTCTCATCTTGGCCAAAGTTACTCTGAAGTTTTTGCCAAGCCTCATGGCGCTTCTCAAGACCTATACGCCCAACAAACTCAGGATTCAATATAGTACTCCAAGCAGGAATCTTTGCAGATTGCTTGTCTTGACGCACCTTGGAATCAGTCAATCTTTGCCAATTCTCTTGCAATAGTCTCAGGAGTGGGTATTTGGAAATTGTTGGTTTAATTCCATACTGTTTTACATAAGTCCATAGCCATCCCCAGAAATTTACACCGAAAGTTTTAGCCAGTTCTTTAACTTCTCTAGTCAAAGTGAACCAGCGACCTGCCCGTGCTAGTTCACTTAAATATCCATATCCATCTGATACGACGTTATCGCCATCAAAACCGTCGAAAATAATACGAACACCTTGCTTTTGAATAGCCTCATACAAAGCCCAGCCCATAGACCAATTCGGTGCATAAAAGGCTTCATCTTGATGCCAAAACATCTTGTCTAAGTTCTTCAACGGACTGAGTTGATCTCCATTGACATAATGCGGCTCAAGTCCACCTTGAGCAATAACTGCATTGATGTAAGGGCGTTCGTCACATTCCGTTAACTCATCAAAGACCGCCGAAAAGGTATGCAAGCGCTGCCCTCCATTTTCCGCAAGCAGTTTTCGCGCCATACAGGTAATAGAAGATGAATCTAATCCACCACTCAAATGAGAGCCAATAGGGAAAGCGCTACGCAGACGGCACTCAACTGCTTTAGTAAAAATTTCACGAAACGCTTGGGCGTATTCTTCATCAGAACCTAAACGCAATTCACGGTTAGGATCAAGAGACCAGTAGCATTGTAATTTTATTCCTTCAGTACTCACAGTCATACTGTAAGCCGGAGGCAATCGGAAGATATTTTTATAGGAGGTAATCTCTGGCTCATGAAACATTGATACCAGATAGTCACCTATCCTTACTTCATTAACTTGCTGAGGAACATCTGGGAGACAAAATATAGCTTTGATCTCGCTGGCAAAAACAAAAGTTTGCTTAGACGAGTAGTAATAAAAGGGTTTAATCCCAAAATGGTCTCTGGCACAAAACATTATTTGCTTTCGCTGATCCCAAATCGCAAAGGCAAAATCACCAAGTAGATATTCTGGGCATTGCTCACCCCATTTTTCATAAGCAGCCAATACTAGCTGGCTATCAGTTATTTTTTCTGCTGGAGAGTCATTCAACTCTAACGCATAGATAAGTTCATCCCGGTTATCTATACGAATATCCGCTGTAATGACTAAATTGCTAATGTCATTGATTAAAGGCAACTTCTCCAATAGAGATTCAGGAGTAGTCCATAACATTCGATGACCCAGACCAACAGATTCAGAACACCAGGCATCTAACCCATCTGGCCCCCTGTGGGCAAGAATATTGACCATATGCGTCAGTTGCTGATGGTCAACCAGTTTGCCATCTAGATTGTAGATGCCGATGATACCGCTCATATCTTGTTTCCTGGCAAAGATGGCAGTTGGGTAAAGCGTGGAAGCTCTTTAAGATCACCAATTACAACTTGTCCTTGACTTTCAATCCACGCATGAGCTTCTAATTTACCTTCTTGACTTTTGGCAACTCCTATACGCAGTTCTGGAGAATAACCACGGCGAGTCATTAATACTTGGCAAACTAAAGCACGAGCCAGACATTTAGCACCACTGGGCATATACCGAGTGCTGACATTAATAGCCCAAATAATTTTACTAATAGGGGCTTGGTCTAGCCTTGGGTTTGGCTGGCTAATTCTAGCTAAAAGTTGCCGTAAGGTCTGAAATGGTAGCAACCACAATCCTAATTTGACTAATCCCAACAAAATAAAGCTATTTATCAAAAGATAACGATCTTTATTAATGAGGCGTAGCAATTTAAGCAATTGCTTCATGTCTTATCTCGATCAGTCCTTTGGTTGCTAAGTCTTCAAGTAACACTAAAATGTCAGTTTCACAAGCTTGGGGATCAACTTCATACTCTGCCAATAAGGCATCCTTAATTTCTTTTACAGTCTTTGGATCTTGAATCAAATTCCAGATACTAGCTCCTACTTGATTTAATCCGTAGTAAACTCCTGAGTTGATATCGAGAATAACTGCTTCTCCTTGTAGTTCAGAGAAAATTTGATTCTTATTGACTACTACCCAAGAATGATCAGTCGATAATTGTACAGGCATTTTCAGTGTAATTATTGATGCACTTTTGTTGATTCTTAGGTTAATTTATAACATTTCCTGAACCTTCTTGCTACACGAGGATCATATCTTTATTCATTGTTTTAAATTTTGCCTAATTTTATAAAGCATCTGTAAAGAAAATAAAATAAAAAACGAGATTTTTGCGAGAAATTGCTGTTTTTCGATACTTAGGTACTCCTATACTCTATGTATTTATAGAGATATTTAACAGCTATCTAAAGTAAAAAATAAGTAGTGAGTACATAACCAATTCGATTTCTTCTATCAACAGATAGACAGCTACTAAGATGTTAGAAATAATTTATACTAACTAATCTCAAGAATATATATTAGTATGTTAAGCAACAGTAGACTACAACAAATTCAGTATACTAATGTGACAAACAATTAAGTTAATTAAATTTCATTTAGTATAAAATTATAACTAGCTAGCTAATAACAGCTTATTAGCTAGCTAGTACTGACAAGTGTATTTTTTGATTTTTCTCAACTGTTAATGTTGATTGTAACTATGCACTCAGTGAACTGTTACAAGCTTCTCTGAACTCCAAGATGTTTAGCCTAAATTCAACCGAGATACTAACTCAATTAGGTAGGCAATACAAAGTGTTTTAATTAGTAAGATAATTTATAGTTAGCTTAAAACAAGCTTATAACAGCATTATCAGACTTACTTTAGGATTAAATTTAATAATCGGGATGACTGGATTCGAACCAGCGGCCCCTTCGTCCCGAACGAAGTGCGCTACCAAGCTGCGCCACATCCCGCCATAAAAATGGCACTTACCGTAAATCCAAAATATCACAACCAGTGCTAAATCACAAAACTGCATTTCAAAACTACATC
This region of Nostoc sp. UHCC 0302 genomic DNA includes:
- a CDS encoding lasso peptide biosynthesis B2 protein yields the protein MKQLLKLLRLINKDRYLLINSFILLGLVKLGLWLLPFQTLRQLLARISQPNPRLDQAPISKIIWAINVSTRYMPSGAKCLARALVCQVLMTRRGYSPELRIGVAKSQEGKLEAHAWIESQGQVVIGDLKELPRFTQLPSLPGNKI
- a CDS encoding lasso RiPP family leader peptide-containing protein, with protein sequence MINQKKSYEKPKLTVYGEVEVLTQGFGLGLFTDKDFPLSTPKDDLTFS
- a CDS encoding S-methyl-5'-thioadenosine phosphorylase, producing MVRARIGIIGGSGLYKMDALKDVEEVQVQTPFGSPSDALILGTLEGTRVAFLARHGRNHTLLPSELPFRANIYAMKQVGVEYLISASAVGSLKEEAKPLDMVVPDQFIDRTKNRVSTFFGEGIVAHIAFADPICKSLAGVLADAIASLNLPEITLHRGGTYVCMEGPAFSTKAESNLYRSWGATIIGMTNLPEAKLAKEAEIAYATLALVTDYDCWHPDHHSVTVEMVIGNLLRNAVNAQKVIQETVRRLSENPPPSDAHSALKYAILTNLDKAPVATKEKLGLLLQKYL
- a CDS encoding lasso peptide biosynthesis PqqD family chaperone codes for the protein MPVQLSTDHSWVVVNKNQIFSELQGEAVILDINSGVYYGLNQVGASIWNLIQDPKTVKEIKDALLAEYEVDPQACETDILVLLEDLATKGLIEIRHEAIA
- a CDS encoding lasso RiPP family leader peptide-containing protein, which encodes MTSNKKLYVQPKLTVYGEVETLTQGLGDGNTLDKAFPAKTPKKDLTFS
- a CDS encoding serine kinase, producing MYNHTAYGLGICSALPLPELQSSTHIEADVVIRFGEINWSLPTPPPSWSYFEIDGEDAYLYWKVVGKFLVRSGKEIIIEPLPDVEESVIRLPLLGAVLGMLLHQRQFLVLHGSAVAVDGNAAVFLGRSGQGKSTMAATLYGRGHKLMADDVAAVDVNNASSPILVPGFPRIKLWPDAASAALGDDPETLRKIHPEVEKRDRPTFDNFLRTPLTLKRIYILSVGSTLQIKPLQPPAAVTQLIANSYIPMLIGQKFIRSANASVHLHQCTRLINNLPIYSLERPRSLELLPDVAHLVEKDLADKIQPAIA
- a CDS encoding ABC transporter ATP-binding protein, which translates into the protein MRAGKNIKQKIQQTLHLLPALRLVWQSSPGWTIARIVLLIIQGILPVISIYLTKLIIDAVVANLNVADKTVAFRNVILWVILAGVVTLVSSICSSLSELVVTAHSQRVTDYMQGIINTKSIATDLEYYENPQYFDTLQRAQQEAPYRPPEILNRLAQVGQSSISLVAMVGLLLSLHWGIIGVLFMAALPALLVRLKYSRVMYHWQRKRTQPERQAMYLVWMLTSDQYAKEIRLFNLGEYFSKWYLRIRRQIYKEKIAIYTKRSAANFFAEAIAGLFIFAVYAFIVYQAIQGILRLGDLVLYHQALQRGQNDIRSLLVSVSNLYEDNLFLANLYEFLDLKPKLVDPSNPQPIPQPMQTGIVFNNVNFQYSTTTRQALKDINLTIKPGEVVALVGENGSGKTTLIKLLCRLYDPTSGSITIDGIDLSQYKMADLRREISVIFQDYAKYHLTAQENIWLGNIDLPAERESIITAARRSGADDVISKLPKGYDTMLGKLFDQGEELSIGQWQKVALARAFLRNSQVIVLDEPTSAMDPKAEYEVFEQFRQLIKNQAAILISHRLSTVKMADRIYVMAGGKIVESGTHDELMQMAGTYAYLFNTQAQQYR
- a CDS encoding lasso peptide isopeptide bond-forming cyclase codes for the protein MSGIIGIYNLDGKLVDHQQLTHMVNILAHRGPDGLDAWCSESVGLGHRMLWTTPESLLEKLPLINDISNLVITADIRIDNRDELIYALELNDSPAEKITDSQLVLAAYEKWGEQCPEYLLGDFAFAIWDQRKQIMFCARDHFGIKPFYYYSSKQTFVFASEIKAIFCLPDVPQQVNEVRIGDYLVSMFHEPEITSYKNIFRLPPAYSMTVSTEGIKLQCYWSLDPNRELRLGSDEEYAQAFREIFTKAVECRLRSAFPIGSHLSGGLDSSSITCMARKLLAENGGQRLHTFSAVFDELTECDERPYINAVIAQGGLEPHYVNGDQLSPLKNLDKMFWHQDEAFYAPNWSMGWALYEAIQKQGVRIIFDGFDGDNVVSDGYGYLSELARAGRWFTLTREVKELAKTFGVNFWGWLWTYVKQYGIKPTISKYPLLRLLQENWQRLTDSKVRQDKQSAKIPAWSTILNPEFVGRIGLEKRHEAWQKLQSNFGQDERERHYRNLTQGLTSFAAEMQDKTCAAFALEQRYPFWDKRLVEFCLSLPAEQKLHLGWNRIVMRRAMADILPVEVQWRRGKANFSPNLVHGLLSLERSRLDKLILNDLGEMAQYVNVDVLKQTYQRFICSQSLSRAKDVHTIWIAVSLTLWLQYAASHRPNELANKS